The following coding sequences lie in one Silene latifolia isolate original U9 population chromosome 5, ASM4854445v1, whole genome shotgun sequence genomic window:
- the LOC141655605 gene encoding uncharacterized protein LOC141655605, whose product MEIIYHEEKVNVVADALSRKSVHALCAAMSRMRLREEMEKMGISMIRKGDTIGDLTIEPELYEEIRKKQEEDVRVARWREAMGEVMVEGGKKRFHMGSDGGDKLYKDLKKTFWWPKMKKEVAEFVARCLVCQRVKGEHKRQQGKVQSLDVPEWKWKDTWSKAELAKSYVKNVVKLHGVPKDIVSDRDSRKCMIPVCWDDRVDAVVLGPEMIQEMVDQVHIICQKMRAAQDRQKSYADFKTSDIEFAVGDKVLLKVSPMRCVMRFEKKGKLSQNYIGPYEILDRYVSDPTHVLEPEHVELDEQLSYVEEPKEILDRIVRKTRGGETALVKVLWSNHKVEEATWEAEAAMREKYPSLFV is encoded by the exons atggagataaTTTATCATGAAGAGAAAGTTAATGTGGTGGCGGATGCGCTTAGTAGGAAATCTGTCCATGCTTTGTGTGCTGCCATGTCTAGGATGAGATTGCGTGAGGAAATGGAAAAGATGGGCATTTCTATGATCAGGAAAGGAGATACAATTGGAGATTTGACCattgagccagagttgtatgaagaGATCAGGAAAAAGCAAGAAGAAGATGTGAGAGTGGCGCGGTGGAGAGAGGCCATGGGTGAGGTCATGGTGGAAGGCGGGAAGAAGCGGTTTCACATGGGTAGTGATGgtg GAGATaaattatataaagatttgaagaagactttttggtggcctaagATGAAGAAAGAGGTTGCTGAGTTCGTTGCTAGATGTTTGGTTTGTCAAAGAGTGAAGGGAGAGCATAAGAGACAACAAGGTAAAGTTCAGTCCTTGGATGTGCCTGAGTGGAAATGGAAGG atacttggagtaaagctgagttggcTAAATCTTATGTCAAAAATGTGGTGAAGCTTCATGGTGTGCCAAAGGATattgtttctgatcgtgattcAAG gaagtgcatgattcctgtgtgttgggatgacaGGGTAGATGCAGTTGTGTTGGGACCTGAGATGATACAGGAAATGGTGGATCAAGTGCACATTATTTGTCAAAAGATGCGTGCAGCGCAAGATAGACAGAAGAGCTATGCAGATTTTAAAACGAGTGATATAGAGTTTGCTGTGGGAGATAAGGTGTTGCTTAAAGTGTCTCCTATGAGATGTGTGATGAGGTTtgagaagaaagggaagttgagtcagaattatattgggccatatgagattTTAGACAGA tatgtgagtgatcctactcATGTGCTAGAGCCTGAGCATGTTGAGCTTGATGAGCAGTTGTCTTATGTTGAAGAGCCTAAGGAAATCTTGGATAGGATAGTGAGGAAGACTCGTGGTGGTGAGACTGCATTAGTGaaggttttatggtctaatcataaGGTGGAAGAGGCTACATGGGAAGCTGAAGCTGCTATGCGAGAAAAGTATCCTAGTCTTTTTGTTTGA